One window of the Novosphingobium sp. KACC 22771 genome contains the following:
- a CDS encoding helix-turn-helix domain-containing protein has translation MQCTEVGRINVTRDHRQWRDAVCEALIDLDVCIDKDTPFQGAMRLRNLHDTLVMDVQATAHSVTRDKSRIGRSHDDYVLLSRISSGSAMLSQNGRDAILGSGDFAIYDTAATYHIGLRQPFEMTVMRIERDRFSHLVGNVGDLTAIPVRGDSGTGRVASLLIGEVCRELDAIGDATMRQMRDTMLGMVAAALSEIREGPVRTTSQPRYLLIQRAMRLVEDELGNESLSCEFVAQRLGISGRYLRKLFADQGRPLSDFIWERRLVAAHNQLATQRSVQRSITSIAFDCGFKDSAHFSRAFRARFGISPRDFRGNR, from the coding sequence ATGCAATGCACCGAAGTTGGTCGTATCAATGTTACAAGAGATCATCGGCAGTGGCGTGACGCGGTTTGCGAAGCGTTGATCGATCTTGATGTCTGCATCGACAAGGATACGCCGTTTCAGGGAGCCATGCGGCTGCGCAATCTGCACGACACGCTGGTCATGGATGTGCAGGCGACCGCACATTCAGTGACCCGCGACAAGTCACGTATCGGGCGCTCGCATGATGATTATGTATTGCTCAGCCGTATCAGTTCCGGCAGCGCGATGCTCTCCCAGAACGGACGAGACGCCATTTTGGGATCTGGTGATTTTGCCATCTACGACACTGCCGCGACCTATCACATCGGCCTTCGCCAGCCCTTCGAAATGACGGTGATGCGCATAGAGCGCGACCGTTTTTCCCATCTTGTGGGCAACGTCGGTGATCTGACCGCCATTCCCGTTCGCGGGGACAGCGGCACGGGGCGGGTGGCGTCCTTGTTGATCGGGGAGGTTTGTCGCGAGTTGGATGCCATTGGCGATGCCACCATGCGACAGATGCGGGATACGATGTTGGGCATGGTCGCTGCCGCACTTTCCGAAATTCGCGAAGGGCCTGTACGCACCACCAGCCAACCGCGCTATCTCTTGATTCAGCGCGCCATGCGGCTGGTTGAAGACGAACTGGGCAACGAATCGCTTTCGTGTGAATTTGTGGCGCAGCGATTGGGCATTTCGGGGCGCTATTTGCGCAAGCTGTTTGCGGACCAGGGGCGACCGCTTTCCGATTTCATCTGGGAAAGGCGTCTGGTTGCGGCGCATAATCAATTGGCGACGCAACGGTCGGTTCAGCGCAGCATTACCTCGATCGCTTTTGATTGCGGCTTTAAGGATTCGGCTCATTTCAGCCGTGCGTTTCGCGCCCGCTTTGGCATCAGCCCCCGCGATTTTCGGGGCAATCGCTAA
- a CDS encoding carbon-nitrogen hydrolase family protein yields MTLSQPFKAAAVQAAPEFLDLAGTVDKTIALIEQAAQQDVKLLAFPEAWLPGYPFWSWLGSQAWGMQFVGRYHANSIERDGPEMEAIAAAAARAGMTVVLGTSERDHGSLYLGQTIIAGDGSILAHRRKLRPTHVERSVFGDGDGSDLRVHATELGRLGALCCWEHLQPLVKYAMFAQHEQIHIASWPAFSLYEGKAYALGADLNSAVTQVYAAEGQCFVIAATMVVTPKIQAMLCDEPAKADLLPLGGGCSMIFGPDGAPLAQRIAPTEEGLVIAEIDTSLIAYAKAAADPIGHYARPDVFQVLFDDRPRSRFTRASICDKADADAQVDVGDDSGL; encoded by the coding sequence ATGACATTGTCGCAGCCATTTAAGGCCGCTGCCGTTCAGGCTGCGCCTGAATTCCTCGATCTGGCCGGCACGGTGGATAAGACGATAGCCTTGATCGAACAGGCCGCACAACAGGACGTGAAGTTGTTAGCCTTTCCTGAAGCGTGGTTGCCCGGTTATCCCTTCTGGTCGTGGCTGGGCTCGCAGGCATGGGGCATGCAGTTCGTCGGGCGCTACCATGCCAATTCGATCGAGCGCGATGGCCCGGAAATGGAAGCCATCGCCGCTGCGGCCGCGAGGGCGGGGATGACTGTGGTGCTGGGCACAAGCGAGCGGGATCATGGTTCGCTCTACCTTGGCCAGACCATCATTGCCGGCGACGGATCGATCCTGGCCCACCGCCGCAAGTTGCGTCCTACCCATGTCGAACGCTCGGTCTTCGGCGATGGCGACGGCAGCGATCTGAGGGTTCACGCCACCGAACTGGGCCGGTTGGGGGCGCTGTGTTGCTGGGAACATCTTCAGCCGCTCGTCAAATACGCAATGTTTGCCCAGCACGAACAGATCCACATCGCATCCTGGCCTGCCTTTTCGCTTTACGAGGGCAAGGCCTACGCATTGGGTGCCGATCTCAACAGCGCGGTAACCCAGGTCTATGCCGCAGAGGGCCAGTGCTTCGTGATTGCCGCGACCATGGTGGTCACGCCCAAAATTCAGGCCATGTTGTGCGATGAACCGGCAAAGGCGGACCTTTTGCCTCTTGGCGGCGGGTGCTCGATGATTTTCGGCCCAGATGGCGCGCCCTTGGCTCAGCGCATCGCTCCGACCGAGGAAGGGCTGGTGATTGCAGAGATCGACACGTCACTCATCGCCTATGCAAAGGCAGCGGCCGATCCGATCGGCCATTATGCAAGGCCGGATGTTTTTCAGGTGCTGTTTGACGACCGTCCACGCAGCCGCTTTACCCGTGCTTCAATTTGCGACAAGGCCGACGCTGATGCACAGGTCGATGTGGGAGACGACAGCGGCTTGTGA
- a CDS encoding MFS transporter, which produces MHNASHHIRQSDECPAYEVKVVALLALGFGLVGLDRWLVTPLAPQIMQDLKFDYQDLGALASAVGLSWGVFAIAMGRLADRVGRRIIIIPAIIGFSLMSGLSGLANGFATLFLARLAMGVAEGAYCPSSYAAALDASPPQRRGLNLGIISSAFALFGLALGPIIATQLVLVLPSWRDVFMLVAVPGLLLALVLARVLRETPVAAVKTDRPQQNSGWLAVLRYANMRVVLPVICCSMSGVFVLGVMTPLFLTDVAHLPTATMGMVMSGLGFGGFAGQIAVGAASDRLGRRRSLAGAFLLGAIALLLLALGGFGPTGLFATLFLAAFACCGANALLAGPVPGESVPPEMVSSAMGLAIGVGEIFGGGIAPAIGGFIAQHAGLVVTLVAVSGVLTVGAMMTALLAETAPQFQRN; this is translated from the coding sequence ATGCATAATGCTTCCCATCACATTAGACAGAGCGATGAATGCCCTGCTTATGAAGTCAAGGTAGTCGCCCTGCTTGCGTTGGGTTTCGGGCTCGTAGGGCTTGATCGTTGGCTGGTGACGCCTCTTGCGCCGCAAATCATGCAGGATCTCAAATTCGATTACCAGGATCTGGGGGCGCTGGCTTCGGCGGTTGGGCTTTCCTGGGGCGTGTTTGCGATTGCCATGGGCCGTTTGGCTGATCGCGTCGGTCGGCGGATTATCATCATACCGGCAATCATCGGCTTTTCGTTGATGTCGGGACTAAGTGGTCTGGCAAATGGCTTTGCCACGCTGTTTCTGGCCCGATTGGCTATGGGGGTGGCTGAAGGGGCCTATTGCCCTTCAAGCTATGCCGCTGCGCTCGATGCCTCGCCACCTCAGCGCAGAGGGCTGAATCTGGGGATCATCAGCTCTGCCTTTGCACTGTTTGGCCTCGCCTTGGGGCCGATCATTGCCACGCAACTGGTGCTGGTGCTGCCCTCGTGGCGAGACGTGTTCATGCTGGTGGCTGTGCCCGGATTGTTGTTGGCGCTGGTCCTGGCGCGTGTGTTGCGTGAAACGCCGGTTGCGGCTGTTAAGACGGACAGACCACAGCAGAACAGCGGATGGCTGGCCGTGCTGCGCTATGCGAACATGCGCGTGGTCCTGCCGGTGATCTGCTGTTCGATGAGCGGCGTATTTGTATTGGGCGTGATGACCCCATTGTTCCTGACAGATGTCGCGCATTTGCCAACGGCAACGATGGGCATGGTGATGTCCGGTCTGGGTTTCGGCGGGTTTGCCGGACAGATCGCGGTGGGGGCCGCGTCAGACCGGCTTGGGCGCAGGCGCTCGCTGGCAGGTGCCTTCCTCCTGGGGGCCATTGCGTTGCTGCTGCTGGCCCTAGGCGGGTTTGGTCCGACAGGCCTGTTTGCAACATTGTTTCTTGCGGCCTTTGCCTGCTGCGGAGCCAACGCTTTGCTTGCGGGCCCGGTTCCCGGCGAATCGGTGCCGCCTGAGATGGTTTCAAGCGCCATGGGCCTTGCCATTGGCGTGGGGGAAATCTTTGGCGGCGGTATCGCTCCGGCCATTGGCGGTTTCATTGCCCAGCATGCCGGTTTGGTTGTCACGCTGGTGGCGGTGTCCGGCGTGCTTACCGTGGGCGCGATGATGACCGCCTTGCTGGCGGAAACGGCCCCGCAGTTCCAGCGTAATTGA
- a CDS encoding LysR family transcriptional regulator yields MTFSERELQCFVAVAQTGSLGRAAAQVHLAQPSLSRLVQRMEAQSGQPLFDRTTRGMVLTDAGEVLFRHAGHLLADMDDLRDELAAFRGLRRGTVRVGAVAAVMRGLVVKAAAHMLELSPALRIEAREDVNSALLQALEQREIDIALTAGEIRDEAVSCIGCCDYSDDFAVFCAHDHPIDHAPSLEDIFACQWVMPGAAFSPRARFEALARSLGHKVSVGMETHSVETMAAMCAASRLLSWLPVPLMAVNMEQDKVRRLDVPSLELRRHFWVYRRSRGLLSDATREFLRYLPLRERPIEHGANLF; encoded by the coding sequence ATGACTTTCTCCGAACGCGAATTGCAGTGCTTTGTCGCCGTGGCGCAAACAGGCAGTCTGGGGCGGGCTGCGGCACAGGTTCATCTGGCCCAGCCCTCACTTAGCCGTCTTGTGCAACGGATGGAGGCGCAGTCGGGCCAGCCTCTCTTTGATCGCACCACGCGCGGCATGGTGTTGACGGATGCGGGCGAGGTGCTGTTTCGCCATGCTGGGCATCTGCTGGCTGATATGGACGACCTGCGCGATGAATTGGCCGCATTCCGGGGGCTGCGGCGGGGAACAGTCCGCGTGGGTGCGGTTGCGGCGGTCATGCGAGGGCTGGTCGTGAAGGCCGCTGCGCATATGCTGGAACTTAGCCCGGCCTTGAGGATCGAGGCGCGCGAGGACGTTAACAGCGCCTTGCTTCAGGCGCTGGAGCAGCGTGAAATTGACATCGCGCTGACTGCAGGTGAAATCAGGGACGAGGCGGTATCATGTATCGGGTGTTGCGATTACAGCGATGATTTCGCCGTTTTCTGTGCGCATGATCACCCTATTGACCACGCTCCGTCACTGGAGGACATTTTCGCCTGCCAATGGGTTATGCCTGGCGCCGCGTTCAGCCCCCGGGCGCGCTTCGAAGCGCTCGCACGGAGTCTGGGGCATAAGGTTTCGGTTGGCATGGAAACCCATTCGGTCGAGACAATGGCTGCCATGTGCGCGGCAAGTCGGTTGTTGTCCTGGCTTCCCGTCCCCTTGATGGCGGTCAATATGGAGCAGGACAAAGTCAGGCGTCTTGACGTGCCATCACTCGAATTGCGGCGTCATTTCTGGGTCTATCGCCGCAGTCGCGGTTTGCTGAGCGATGCCACTCGTGAATTTCTGCGCTACCTGCCTTTGCGTGAACGGCCCATCGAGCATGGCGCCAACCTGTTTTGA
- a CDS encoding aromatic ring-hydroxylating oxygenase subunit alpha: MAVTDYIDDRPNEGVFRVNPAIFTDRAVFDAEIRTIFEGGWVFLGLSSQAEQPHDYCTTQIGRVSVLVQRSGQGELGAFINACRHKGARLAQLRQGSAALHVCPYHSWSFDSAGRNKAIKSKRAGCYSDAFNQDDHGLIRLPHFANYRGFLFGSLTPDVPPLTDHLGEAAKLLDLVADEGERGLELVPGQVTFTYAANWKLQLENCSDAYHFTSTHPSYIRVLERRQQEFDQDVVASVWESSDYWKDDATGIGGGSFSFVNGHALNWGVFGVTAASPLYDRSAQLAERHGEAKRDWMFNMRNLTIFPNLQIAENASSQLRIIRPLAPNLTEMRTWCLAPKGESAAARRQRIRQYEDFFNPTGMATPDDTISYENCQMGYGGGKIGWLQGYARGMTASVPGGNRFGDLLGLHPERSVLADPQLCDETLFHSYYRAWANRMKQELSA, from the coding sequence GTGGCCGTCACAGACTATATCGATGATCGCCCCAATGAGGGGGTCTTTCGGGTCAACCCGGCGATCTTCACCGACCGCGCCGTCTTCGATGCCGAGATCAGGACGATCTTCGAAGGCGGCTGGGTATTCCTGGGCCTATCGTCACAGGCCGAGCAGCCGCATGACTATTGCACCACCCAGATCGGCCGCGTCTCGGTGCTGGTTCAGCGCAGCGGGCAAGGCGAACTGGGCGCTTTCATCAATGCCTGCCGCCACAAGGGGGCTCGCCTGGCCCAGCTTCGGCAGGGAAGCGCGGCCCTGCATGTCTGCCCCTATCATAGCTGGAGCTTTGACAGCGCGGGCCGCAACAAGGCCATCAAGAGCAAACGAGCAGGATGCTATTCCGATGCTTTTAATCAGGACGATCATGGCCTGATCCGATTGCCCCACTTTGCCAATTATCGCGGATTTCTGTTTGGCAGCCTAACACCGGACGTGCCCCCACTGACAGATCATCTGGGCGAGGCGGCCAAATTGCTGGATCTGGTGGCAGATGAGGGAGAACGCGGGCTGGAACTGGTGCCGGGACAGGTCACCTTCACCTACGCAGCCAACTGGAAGCTGCAATTGGAAAACTGTTCAGACGCCTACCATTTCACCTCGACCCATCCATCCTATATTCGCGTGCTGGAACGGCGCCAGCAGGAATTCGATCAGGACGTCGTGGCGTCGGTCTGGGAAAGCAGCGATTACTGGAAAGACGACGCAACCGGAATTGGTGGCGGCAGCTTCAGCTTCGTCAACGGGCATGCGCTGAACTGGGGCGTGTTCGGAGTGACAGCAGCCTCTCCGCTTTATGACCGTTCCGCCCAGTTGGCCGAACGCCATGGTGAGGCGAAACGGGACTGGATGTTCAACATGCGCAACCTGACCATCTTTCCCAACCTCCAAATCGCGGAAAACGCCTCAAGCCAGTTACGGATCATTCGCCCACTGGCTCCGAACCTGACCGAAATGCGCACGTGGTGCCTCGCCCCAAAGGGCGAGAGCGCAGCCGCCCGCCGTCAGCGCATTCGGCAATATGAGGACTTTTTCAACCCGACCGGCATGGCAACGCCCGATGACACGATATCCTACGAAAACTGCCAGATGGGCTATGGCGGAGGCAAAATCGGATGGTTGCAGGGCTATGCAAGAGGCATGACGGCCAGCGTTCCGGGCGGGAACCGCTTTGGCGATCTCCTTGGCCTGCATCCGGAACGTAGCGTGCTGGCCGACCCACAGCTTTGCGACGAAACCCTTTTTCACAGCTATTACAGAGCTTGGGCCAACCGCATGAAGCAGGAGTTGTCGGCATGA
- a CDS encoding aromatic-ring-hydroxylating dioxygenase subunit beta: MSATITLEAAKALLHREAYLLDTWQFNAWLELYLPDMEFWMPAWRDEVTTTQDPDCELSLIYYKGRRNLEDRVMRLTSGHSTASTPPARVLHMISNVEIISGNRPTAEVRSAFVCHRHDTRMNRTDYVFGRYEHHLRMEEGRIRIARKKIILLNDVIATSSDIYSI, encoded by the coding sequence ATGAGCGCAACCATCACTCTTGAGGCGGCAAAAGCGCTGCTCCATCGTGAAGCCTATCTGCTGGACACATGGCAATTCAACGCATGGCTGGAATTGTATCTGCCCGATATGGAATTCTGGATGCCGGCGTGGCGCGATGAAGTAACGACCACGCAGGATCCCGATTGCGAGTTGTCGCTGATCTACTACAAAGGGCGGCGCAATCTCGAAGATCGGGTCATGCGCCTGACATCGGGTCACTCGACCGCGTCCACGCCTCCGGCAAGAGTCCTGCACATGATCAGCAATGTGGAGATCATCTCCGGCAACAGGCCAACGGCGGAGGTTCGCTCGGCCTTTGTTTGCCATCGCCACGATACGCGCATGAACCGAACCGATTATGTGTTCGGCAGGTATGAACATCACTTGCGGATGGAAGAAGGACGCATTCGGATCGCAAGAAAAAAGATCATCCTTCTCAATGATGTCATCGCAACATCATCGGACATCTATTCGATCTAG
- a CDS encoding MarR family winged helix-turn-helix transcriptional regulator, giving the protein MEAPVPAETRNWTRGLDDVIAYHLRRAQEASFAAYARSLGEIHIWPGWYALLRIIHDNPGINQTELSAATGRDKSTLTASLRELGKAGLVVRERDETDRRNFRLTLSEAGETQLCDLDVKARAHNDRIDEIVGPENRDNFLAILKKLSLLS; this is encoded by the coding sequence GTGGAGGCTCCGGTTCCAGCCGAAACGCGCAATTGGACCCGTGGGCTGGACGATGTAATCGCCTATCATCTGCGCCGCGCACAGGAGGCATCCTTTGCCGCCTATGCACGAAGCTTGGGCGAAATCCACATATGGCCCGGCTGGTATGCTCTGCTGCGTATCATTCACGATAATCCCGGCATCAACCAGACGGAACTGAGCGCCGCCACAGGGCGGGACAAATCCACGTTGACTGCCTCTCTGCGCGAGTTGGGCAAGGCCGGCCTGGTGGTGCGTGAGCGGGATGAGACGGACAGGCGTAATTTCCGCCTGACTCTGAGCGAAGCCGGGGAGACCCAGTTGTGCGATCTCGATGTGAAGGCCAGAGCTCATAATGACAGGATCGACGAGATCGTAGGGCCTGAAAACAGAGATAATTTTCTGGCGATCCTGAAGAAATTGTCCTTGCTGAGTTAA
- a CDS encoding MFS transporter: MNGEAKLMEDRAWSLSQKLLLALVSLAVLLDGFDNQALGFALPSLMKDWGVPKSALGGALAAAQFGMLIGAISGGMVGDRMGRKLALVSSVVLFGVATLMIGFAGSPAQLGALRFIAGLGLGAAFPNVAALATEFTPARHRSLAVIISIVCVPLGGVVGGMAASVVLPLMGWQALFVLAGGCTLALAAVLALVLPESVTFLLCSGASEARISSSLRRMGLGEGAMTGMPSIEPAKEASLPLSAVLAPAWRKDTLLVWMSFFFSLMAVYSAFNWLPTLLSESGLSVAQAAQGLAAFNMGGVVAALMGGAAIGRYGSRRVMLTMSLTAVLAAAVLAILSRSGMSLAGMFMLIAIEGGCVNGVQTSLYALASNIYPAAMRARGVGLATGIGRLGAMLSALLGAVMAGALGLTGFHWAIAGVMVLVMGTLSLIARHVAPR; this comes from the coding sequence GTGAACGGCGAGGCCAAGCTGATGGAAGATCGCGCGTGGAGCCTTTCACAAAAGCTGCTGCTGGCGCTGGTTTCGCTCGCAGTTCTGCTTGACGGGTTTGATAATCAGGCCCTCGGCTTTGCCTTGCCCAGCCTGATGAAGGACTGGGGGGTGCCCAAATCGGCGTTGGGTGGCGCGCTGGCGGCGGCGCAGTTCGGCATGCTGATCGGCGCGATCAGCGGGGGCATGGTGGGCGACAGGATGGGGCGCAAGCTGGCGCTGGTGTCCAGCGTGGTGCTGTTTGGGGTGGCAACGCTGATGATCGGTTTTGCCGGATCGCCTGCCCAACTTGGCGCGCTGCGGTTTATTGCGGGATTGGGGTTGGGGGCTGCTTTCCCGAATGTGGCAGCTTTGGCGACAGAATTCACGCCGGCCCGCCATCGCAGTCTTGCGGTGATCATTTCGATTGTCTGCGTGCCTTTGGGCGGTGTTGTGGGCGGCATGGCAGCTTCGGTTGTCCTGCCGCTGATGGGATGGCAGGCGCTGTTTGTGCTGGCGGGAGGCTGTACGCTGGCGTTGGCCGCAGTGCTGGCTTTGGTTCTGCCGGAATCGGTGACATTCCTTCTATGCAGCGGCGCCAGCGAAGCGCGGATCAGCAGCAGCCTGCGTCGGATGGGGCTTGGTGAGGGCGCCATGACTGGAATGCCCTCTATTGAGCCTGCCAAAGAGGCCTCGCTTCCGCTCTCTGCAGTGCTGGCCCCGGCCTGGAGGAAGGACACTCTGCTGGTGTGGATGTCTTTCTTCTTCTCGTTGATGGCAGTCTATTCCGCGTTTAACTGGTTGCCCACATTGCTGTCCGAAAGCGGCCTTAGCGTGGCGCAGGCGGCTCAGGGACTGGCGGCATTCAACATGGGCGGCGTGGTTGCCGCCTTGATGGGGGGCGCCGCCATCGGACGTTACGGTTCACGCCGTGTCATGCTGACCATGTCGTTGACGGCGGTTCTGGCCGCCGCAGTGCTGGCCATCCTGTCGCGTTCCGGCATGTCTCTTGCTGGGATGTTTATGCTTATCGCGATCGAAGGAGGCTGTGTAAACGGAGTGCAGACCAGTCTGTATGCGCTGGCATCAAACATCTATCCTGCCGCCATGCGGGCCAGAGGCGTAGGGTTGGCAACGGGCATCGGTCGCCTTGGCGCGATGCTCAGTGCGCTGCTGGGCGCGGTCATGGCTGGAGCTTTGGGCTTGACGGGGTTTCATTGGGCGATTGCTGGAGTGATGGTGTTGGTCATGGGCACGTTGAGCCTTATTGCAAGGCACGTCGCCCCCCGCTGA
- a CDS encoding thiamine pyrophosphate-requiring protein, whose protein sequence is MYTTATAFLEVLAEQDISHVFVNLGSDHPGLVEAIAEARANGRPVPTIVTCPNEMVALTIAHGHTQISGKPQAVIVHVECGTQALAGAIHNAAKARIPVLILAGSSPYTQQGEMLGSRNEFIQWIQDVHDQRGLVRGYMRYDNEIRTGTNVKQLVHRAMQFAKSDPKGPVYLMAPREVLEAPCDPVTVDMERWQPVSPIALGAKDAGFLAEKLAGARRPLIVTSYLGRNPDAAAALEALCVQLGIGVMESVPSYVNLPHDSPFYLGNFWNEPQRNQDLAEADLVLVIDSDVPWIPTKNRPGEEAQIYHIDVDPLKEQMPLWYIEPNRSFRADAELAIRAIMDAAGELELSAERIAERSAHYADRSGHRRARLVDEQSKDGGLTIARLMAALRPHIDAETIVMNEGITNYQPVFDHLAPVRPGAMFASGGGSLGWNGGAAIGAKMARPDATVVAVSGDGCYMFTVPSSVHWIARRYNAPFLQIVLNNDGWNAPRHSALAVHPDGHASKANDLDLSFSPAPDYGAIAAAAGGAAAFVVDRDSNLESVLAQAFAVLKNERRAVVVEARLD, encoded by the coding sequence ATGTACACGACCGCCACCGCCTTTCTCGAAGTCCTTGCCGAGCAGGACATCAGCCATGTTTTCGTCAATCTGGGCAGCGATCATCCCGGTCTTGTCGAGGCCATCGCCGAGGCCAGAGCGAATGGGCGACCTGTGCCCACGATCGTCACCTGTCCCAACGAGATGGTGGCGCTGACCATCGCCCATGGGCATACCCAGATCAGCGGCAAACCCCAGGCGGTGATCGTCCATGTCGAATGCGGCACGCAGGCCCTGGCAGGCGCCATCCATAACGCGGCCAAGGCGCGCATTCCGGTACTGATCCTGGCTGGTTCCTCGCCCTATACGCAACAAGGTGAAATGCTGGGCAGCCGCAATGAATTCATTCAGTGGATTCAGGATGTGCATGATCAGCGCGGGCTGGTGCGCGGCTATATGCGCTATGACAACGAGATCCGCACCGGGACCAATGTCAAACAATTGGTGCATCGCGCCATGCAATTCGCCAAATCTGATCCCAAGGGACCGGTCTATCTAATGGCCCCGCGCGAAGTGCTGGAGGCGCCTTGCGACCCGGTGACGGTCGATATGGAGCGGTGGCAGCCGGTATCGCCGATCGCGCTTGGGGCAAAGGATGCGGGTTTTCTTGCCGAAAAGCTGGCCGGCGCGCGGCGTCCGCTGATTGTCACGTCCTATCTGGGCCGCAACCCCGATGCCGCGGCGGCGCTGGAGGCACTGTGCGTGCAATTGGGCATTGGTGTGATGGAATCTGTGCCCAGCTATGTGAACTTGCCGCATGACAGCCCGTTCTATCTGGGCAATTTCTGGAACGAACCACAGCGCAACCAGGATCTGGCCGAAGCCGACCTGGTGCTGGTGATCGACAGTGATGTGCCATGGATCCCGACCAAGAACCGGCCCGGAGAGGAGGCGCAGATTTACCACATCGACGTCGATCCTTTGAAGGAACAGATGCCGCTCTGGTATATCGAGCCGAACCGTTCGTTCCGGGCCGATGCCGAACTGGCGATCCGTGCCATCATGGACGCGGCGGGCGAGCTTGAGCTTTCCGCAGAGAGGATTGCCGAAAGGAGTGCTCATTATGCCGACCGCAGCGGCCATCGGCGCGCCAGGCTGGTCGACGAACAATCCAAAGACGGTGGTCTGACCATCGCCCGCCTGATGGCCGCATTGCGCCCGCATATCGACGCAGAAACCATTGTGATGAATGAGGGCATCACCAATTATCAGCCGGTTTTCGATCATCTGGCCCCGGTCCGTCCGGGCGCGATGTTTGCCAGCGGGGGCGGATCGCTGGGCTGGAACGGCGGGGCGGCCATTGGTGCCAAGATGGCTCGGCCCGATGCCACGGTCGTCGCTGTCTCGGGCGATGGCTGCTATATGTTCACGGTGCCTTCCAGTGTTCACTGGATCGCGCGCCGTTATAATGCGCCTTTCCTGCAAATTGTGTTGAACAATGATGGTTGGAATGCGCCGCGCCATTCGGCGCTGGCTGTTCATCCGGACGGCCATGCCAGCAAGGCCAATGACCTTGATCTCAGCTTTTCTCCCGCGCCTGATTATGGCGCAATCGCCGCGGCGGCCGGGGGCGCGGCGGCCTTTGTGGTGGATCGGGACAGTAATCTGGAATCGGTTTTGGCACAGGCCTTTGCTGTGCTGAAAAACGAGCGCCGGGCGGTTGTTGTCGAAGCCAGACTCGACTGA
- a CDS encoding ketopantoate reductase family protein: MIQPNVGKAKRGSAMKIVIVGAGAMGTLFGGRLARAGHQVVFVDTDNARIGAIAQQGVFENGVAALCEAALPGTLEGVADLLILFTKSLHTALAMKANAAALKPDGLVLTLQNGLGNGEAIAEVVGASRVLVGITNWPADLLDHGRIHVDGAGIVKLWSLTGEDSPALHTVSDALSDAGLSATAEPSVQQAIWEKVIFNAALNGIAALTGMAVGQIGDFGPVRELAMRIVTEGVVVAEAAGVTVEPDKVGASVEFAMEHHRGHKPSMLQDVEAGRPTEVDAIQGGLLKAAIQWGVAAPALETCAALLRGLDHRAAITRKC; this comes from the coding sequence GTGATCCAGCCAAACGTAGGGAAAGCGAAAAGAGGATCGGCCATGAAAATCGTAATCGTCGGTGCCGGTGCCATGGGCACGCTGTTTGGCGGCAGGCTGGCGCGTGCCGGGCATCAAGTGGTCTTTGTTGACACAGATAACGCCAGGATCGGCGCCATTGCGCAGCAAGGCGTGTTTGAGAATGGCGTCGCGGCCCTGTGCGAGGCGGCTCTGCCCGGCACGCTGGAAGGCGTGGCTGATCTGCTGATCCTGTTCACAAAATCGCTTCATACGGCGTTGGCCATGAAGGCCAACGCCGCGGCTCTGAAACCTGACGGATTGGTGCTCACACTGCAGAACGGGCTGGGCAATGGAGAGGCTATTGCCGAGGTCGTAGGAGCTTCGCGCGTGCTGGTTGGTATCACCAACTGGCCCGCCGATCTGCTTGACCATGGCCGCATTCATGTCGATGGTGCGGGCATCGTCAAGCTGTGGAGCCTGACAGGTGAAGACAGTCCCGCCCTGCATACGGTCAGCGACGCTCTTTCCGATGCGGGTCTTTCCGCCACCGCCGAACCATCGGTACAGCAAGCGATCTGGGAAAAGGTCATTTTTAATGCCGCGCTAAACGGCATTGCTGCATTGACCGGCATGGCCGTGGGTCAGATTGGCGATTTCGGCCCGGTGCGCGAACTCGCCATGCGCATCGTGACTGAAGGTGTCGTTGTGGCGGAAGCCGCCGGTGTTACGGTGGAACCTGACAAGGTGGGCGCCAGCGTGGAATTCGCCATGGAGCATCATCGAGGCCACAAGCCGTCCATGCTGCAGGATGTCGAGGCCGGGCGCCCAACCGAGGTCGACGCCATTCAGGGCGGATTGCTGAAAGCCGCCATACAGTGGGGCGTGGCCGCACCGGCGCTCGAAACATGTGCCGCCCTCTTGCGCGGCCTTGACCACCGCGCCGCCATCACGCGCAAGTGCTAA